One window from the genome of Salvelinus sp. IW2-2015 linkage group LG30, ASM291031v2, whole genome shotgun sequence encodes:
- the LOC111955074 gene encoding TLR4 interactor with leucine rich repeats-like yields MDTGNFVAVICFLLFSCNGLLSPSPASGFCPERCDCQHAQHLLCTNRGLRAVPKVPSSRVPEDILVFSLGGNFIGNISAFDFTRYGNLIRLNLQYNQIQTIHPKAFEKLSKLEELYLGNNLISTIPPGTLQSLKKLTTLYGNNNDMKKITPELFGNLESVVRLRLDGNAIELLQDSVFKSLTNLHYLHLESNQLSHIHRNAFSKLIKLRFLNLAQNKQTAVRNVFTFSQLRSLSTLLLSENEIQYVGNHVFQNLKKLSKLSLSNNNISRLESEALKGLSSVREFLMDGNELEDIPAGLLDPLEQIEELDFSRNHISNVNPMAFKKLKHLRVLKLKDNRLTSLSGHIFALNSRLYDLDLHGNNWTCDCRLSELKQWMTSAHSQGKLLTVFVKCHHPATLNGKYLDYVNSSQLQTQGNWSHLCETQIGPEESRGGGVLEKEVEERMMREGEVRKDVEEQRGIGSRAGVEMKAIEEENRGREEEERKEGEQEVGIHQEQGGPEERDKSLSLDRKRRKKISASPRSRLSAGKREKGRRGSVLGRGIPQTQAPSLINPMAPTTTVPQTLDSQNSHGNRLGGPITELTTSEERFDLLRGGQEYGLPVMTDPCMFNRHFLTNVTVDQVASSTATVHWTTRHHLRFTPGAGPGLDEVHYRLLYDRFGTSGRFPRYVFARGGARSVMLRELRPEVTYMVCVEGVVGGAVCQVAPRDHCAGLVTLPEESRRQGTLTSDLHLVTIATLAVNAILLLVIGGAWLGQSLRRKLKRRKSAVHVRHMYSTRRPFRGSMATTAAVSTDFTSFQSSRPPRLGTLEEGGDLIEFPCDRFLDNSPTRRDNSNMQRFCD; encoded by the coding sequence ATGGATACCGGTAATTTTGTGGCGGTCATCTGCTTTCTCCTTTTTTCCTGTAATGGGCTCCTTTCACCCTCACCCGCCAGCGGCTTCTGTCCCGAGCGCTGCGATTGCCAGCACGCGCAGCACCTCCTCTGCACAAACCGAGGGCTTCGCGCGGTACCCAAGGTGCCCTCCTCGCGGGTCCCAGAGGACATACTTGTCTTCAGCCTCGGGGGAAACTTCATTGGTAACATCTCTGCCTTCGACTTCACTCGGTATGGAAATCTTATACGGTTGAACTTACAGTATAATCAAATACAGACCATTCACCCTAAAGCGTTTGAAAAGCTCTCCAAATTGGAGGAGCTGTATTTGGGCAACAATCTGATATCAACAATACCCCCAGGAACTTTACAGTCACTGAAAAAACTGACAACTTTGTATGGCAATAACAATGACATGAAGAAGATCACTCCAGAGCTGTTTGGTAACTTAGAGAGCGTTGTGAGGCTGAGGTTGGATGGGAACGCCATAGAACTGTTACAGGACTCGGTGTTCAAGAGCTTGACCAATCTGCATTATCTCCATCTAGAATCGAACCAGCTGAGCCACATTCACAGAAATGCCTTTTCCAAGCTCATCAAACTGCGCTTTCTCAACCTGGCGCAGAACAAACAGACGGCCGTGCGTAATGTGTTTACGTTTTCCCAGCTCAGGTCACTGTCTACCTTGCTGCTctctgaaaatgaaatacaatacGTCGGAAACCACGTCTTTCAAAATCTGAAAAAGCTGTCTAAACTATCCCTCAGCAATAACAACATCTCCCGGTTGGAGAGCGAGGCTTTGAAGGGGCTGTCAAGCGTGAGAGAGTTTCTGATGGATGGGAACGAGCTGGAAGATATTCCCGCGGGACTTCTTGACCCGCTGGAGCAAATCGAGGAGCTGGACTTTAGTCGCAACCACATTTCCAACGTGAACCCGATGGCTTTTAAAAAACTAAAGCACCTGAGGGTTTTAAAACTCAAAGACAACCGGCTCACGAGCCTCTCCGGTCACATATTCGCCCTCAACAGCCGCCTTTACGATTTGGATCTCCATGGCAACAACTGGACGTGTGACTGCCGCCTGAGCGAGCTAAAACAGTGGATGACGTCGGCGCACTCTCAAGGGAAGCTGCTGACCGTTTTTGTGAAGTGTCATCACCCAGCGACACTGAACGGGAAGTATCTGGATTATGTCAACAGCTCCCAGCTACAGACCCAAGGGAATTGGAGCCATTTGTGTGAGACCCAAATTGGgcctgaggagagcagaggtggGGGGGTcctggagaaggaggtggaggagaggatgatgagagagggggaggtgaggaAGGATGTAGAAGAGCAGAGGGGAATTGGAAGTAGAGCAGGAGTGGAGATGAAGGCAATAGAGGAAGAGAACAggggtagagaggaagaggagagaaaggagggagaacaggaggtAGGTATCCATCAGGAACAGGGAGGGCCAGAGGAGCGGGACAAATCCCTGTCGttggacaggaaaaggaggaagaaAATATCCGCCAGCCCCAGGTCGCGACTTTCTGCTGGGAAGCGTGAGAAAGGGAGGCGGGGTTCCGTTCTGGGCCGTGGCATTCCTCAAACACAAGCCCCTTCGCTCATCAACCCCATGGCCCCAACCACAACCGTGCCTCAGACACTTGACAGCCAAAATAGCCATGGAAACCGTCTAGGTGGACCAATCACAGAGCTCACCACCTCAGAGGAGCGGTTTGACCTTCTCAGAGGCGGTCAGGAGTATGGTCTACCTGTAATGACAGACCCCTGTATGTTCAACCGTCACTTCCTCACCAACGTGACCGTTGACCAGGTCGCCTCCAGCACGGCCACAGTCCACTGGACCACACGCCACCACCTCCGATTCACACCGGGAGCCGGACCGGGACTAGACGAGGTCCACTACCGCTTGCTGTACGACCGGTTCGGGACATCTGGCCGTTTCCCCCGCTATGTGTTTGCCCGTGGCGGGGCGCGGTCTGTGATGTTACGAGAACTCCGCCCAGAAGTCACCTAcatggtgtgtgtggagggggtggTGGGAGGGGCCGTGTGTCAGGTGGCGCCCAGGGACCACTGCGCTGGATTGGTCACTCTCCCAGAGGAGTCTCGTCGCCAAGGGACACTGACCTCCGATCTCCACCTGGTCACCATTGCAACGCTGGCCGTCAACGCCATCCTCCTGCTGGTGATTGGTGGAGCCTGGCTAGGGCAGAGTTTGAGGCGGAAACTGAAAAGGAGGAAGTCGGCGGTGCATGTGCGTCACATGTACTCCACGCGGCGACCGTTCCGCGGCTCCATGGCAACGACGGCGGCTGTGTCGACTGACTTTACCAGTTTCCAGAGCAGCCGGCCTCCACGGCTCGGAACCCTGGAGGAAGGGGGAGACCTCATTGAGTTCCCCTGCGACCGTTTCCTTGACAACAGCCCCACCCGTAGAGACAACAGCAACATGCAGAGGTTTTGTGATTAG